TTACACTCAAACTTGAGAAAATGTTTGTGGCTGGTGGTGCAGTAAACAAAGTGGAGCCAACATTTGTCGTTTGTTTAACAAACATGCATGATCTTGATTGTTAAGATTTCTACCTACcggaaactaaaaaaaaaaagagtaatctttctttttgagaaaagaaagagagtAATATGTTTAATTGCAGTTttagttttgaatttttaaaagagtttttagaaataatttttaaaaacagtttttagaAGAAGCAAATAGTTTGAATAACATATtttccaacatttagaaaactgatatctgaaaactaaaaactgaaactgaaaacatcttttagctgtttaaattttttagttttaaaaattgaaaataagaactgttttcaaatacaatttttgaaaacatgtcttatcaggttttcagttttcaaaaattgaaaaatgttttGAAAACGGCAAACAAACCGTTCAAACAAATTAAGCTGAAATTGcataaaaaaatgtgttgaaATAGGGGGTCACAACTCACAAGCTTACACCAAACGAGTATTTTAAACCTTCAAAACCATGTAACTTTTTTATCCAAATTCTGAATTGAGTGTAACTCTAGCAGTAGCAGACAAGTTTGACTAATGATTTCTTGGTTTTAGATTTGCCATATGTTTTGATTAGCACAGTTGAACATGAGAATTGATTCGTGCAGCTACTCTTTGGAGCAAATGTTGAATGCAATTTTAGATTGAATGAGAGTGGACAccgaatttccaaacatgctattaatgTTGAGGTAACCACAGGAATTAGAAAAAATGTTAAATCTAGCTGGAAGTATATTAATGAAACCTTGTCTTATTAGGTAGGATCAATacgatttttttttatcagagcAAAACATAACTCGTAAAGAGTAATATACCATATTACCatcttttttttggtaaattggcGGGGCTAAGCCCCAAAAACCATATTACCCATCTTTGGTGGGGATGATTTTCAACAGGTTGTAGAAAAAAATACACATTATAAAGAATGCTTTGTAAGCATCACTAGGTGAGATTTTGCTGAGAGTCGGAGACCTATTATATGCCTTGCTTTAGAATGGAGTAGTCTTCCTCGTAACTTCTTCATACTTTATGCATTGCAATTAGACTTCAGAAAAAATTCATCAAAACCAATTCCAAAGTTGCTTTTGGTACCTGGAAGTGAATAATGTCCATAGTAGACACATGATAGTGCTATTTCTTGTAATTCTTTTTCAGTTTAAACCACATGTATCCACTAATCTTGTAATTCTTTTTCAGTTTAAACCACATGTATCCACTAAGACAATTGTGTTTGAGTCAGGGAAGACCATTATGAAGGGTTGAGTCCTCCTACCATAACGCAGCTGCATTTATAGGGACTCGGGCTCCAACCTAAGACTTTTGCTCATGCTAGGACAACCTCATGCCAACCAAATTAGCCATATAAATAATTTCAAGAAAAATGCTAGCATCATTCACAATAACACTCTCTTTCACCACTAAAAAAGCCACAGTAGATTTGTTCTAAACAATCCAGTTCAATTTTACATTACAACATCTGCAACCAAGGAATGAATATTAATAACAAAATCGCCCTTAACATGAATATATACCAGATACAGATTTTTTCAAGAAGTGTGATATTACAAATGACTTTACTTCTGCACAATGAAAAAAGCTATAAAGAATCCACACACTGCCACACATTTCAAAAATTATTGCATACCAATAACTTTTAAGAACCCTTATTACCTTACCATTTCGAAACGGATTGGCACAACAATAACATATGCTAGTAAATATTATCTAATTTAAGATGATGCAGCTTTGGTAGATGGGTTGAAAGCAACCTGCTCAGCACACGAAAGGAATTCATGGGGGCCAGCTGTTTCTCGACCAACACCAAGAAGGTCAAGATAATAGAGGTAATGGGAAATGATCACGTTCATTGGGTCAATATCACCTTGTCCACAAACACTCTCCCCATAGAGAACGTTCATTGTGGAGCCAAATCCAGGAATCCTTTTCTCCATGGTGTCATTCTTGCTAGGCTTCCATTTTCCGACGAAGATATCATGGGCAGAGGGTTGGTACTTCTTGTTTGGTGTCATCCATCTCCAGATTGCAGCCTGGAAAGCAAGTGTTGCATTCTGCTCAATGTATTCTGGATGGTCCAGTAGGTTCACCTTCAAGGCTTCTCCAACTGCACCATAATTGTAGTTCCTGCATTCACAGTACACCAATAAGTACAACTTACGCATTCAACAATCAGAGTGATAATCATTTGAGAAGTGTTTTCTTATGCAAGAATGGTAGGAATAAATCATAACCGTTGGATCAAATGGTCAAAGTTAACACATCACACCATGTGACTTTTCTCAGAAGTCACGACATTTTTAAGTGATCACGTGACTCGTGAGTTGTGACAATTAAATAActtttaatcttgaccattcaTATTTAGATCTAACAGCCATGATTTATTACTACAATTCTCACATAAAAAGACATTCCCACATGATACATCCTCATATTAAAATATTTGCTGTGATACATACTCAAACACACAAGTCAGTCGCAAACCTTGCTATTTTATCAAGATATGGATAAAACCCAGTAAATATTTTTCAGATTGCCTATTCTacatttcaaattaaaaaagcTCCAATAAACCCTTGATTTCGACGCACAAGCTACTTATATGATCATGGATTGCTATTTTACTAATATGGTCAAATATCCTACCCATCCAGATCAAACAACAGcttgcacacacacacacacacacatatatatatatctaaatGTCAGAGCCATGAAAAGTCTGGGAACAGGTTCAAGATTTGGCTGGTGTTATAGAAAACCTGTACATGCATAAAttatatttacattttttattggTATTAATGATAATATCATCTACACAAACCCAGCAATCAGCTCTCTATCTCTCTATAACCAATTGATTACTCTATTTTGTCTTTCTATTTTGCCTTTCCCTTTTCTACTTCATCCTTATTGCAACAGGTTCTGTATTATTTATACTAATCTTTCAAAACTTTGCAATGCTCAATTAATTCCTATTTTTcttgatgatgatttgaaaGACCTATAATTGCCACGCTGGGCTGCTAATAATATTTTGAAGGCTTTCACATCTAGAAGTTACATGTGATAGATGTGTCATTTACATGTGAAAGACAGTTCAAGACATAACTTCTTTGCCAAATTGAGCTTGATGATCATGGTTATTGAGGTGCTTAGGATGACTGATGAATCAGAATTAATTGGTGTCTTGGTGAGAGCACTAGAACCTAACTACTGTCCATTTTCACTCCTAGAGAGAGAATGCTCTTACTAATAAACAAAATCTTGTCGGGTGAGTCAACCCATTGATGGGTCTGATTAATTTGCTACACTGTTTGTTCGGGCCTTCGGGAATATCAGGGAAACCTtaaaatgacaagtttgagattTTATTGACCAGCGGCATTTTGGCAAAGTGGGGATATCTAGAAGAGGAAAATAGGCTTCAATTATCAGTAGCGCTAAACATATGCATACCAGTAAATAGGAATGGCCCCACGTCCATAATAATCAGCACCAGGAGTACAGGGGTACGTTAATTTGTAATATTCATCACAATATTTCTGACTAGGACTCATTTCATGGTTGTAACAAAGACCCCAGGCCAAAGGTCCTCCGGTTGCCACTCCATAACCACCTGGCATAAGCATTATAAGAATGATCACCATCAAAGTTGTCCAAATTAAAGCACAACCGAATCAAACACATCAATATATGCAACATAAATGATAGATCTAAGTCAGATGTCTCTGATGAATGGAATTTCACCAAAACATGTTCTTATCTTGTGAAATGCAGGCGAAGATGTCAGATGCCATGTCaaccataaatcaaaacaaaaaactcaTGTTCTCTCCTTTTGCATAATTTAAGAAGAACACTACAAAAATGATCTGTTGGAGCATTATCTCTTTATATATTTTACTCAACCTAACTACAAAAGAAGGAAACAAATCCAAGTTCAAAGATCTTTTCAACCAAAGTTTCAACCATTATAGATCCAGATCTTTTTCATTACACTTCTAAAGAATGTAATTACAACCCTATAGTTTCATCACTTTCTCTTTTCTTACAATCTAAACCAAAAAGACAGACACGCATCGAAGTTTACAGCAGACCAATCAAACTAGACAACAATGATCCAATTTTTTCAAAGTTCACACATCTTCTACATTATAACTAAAAGAAtgcaaaaataaataatcataattgtttttttttcaatacaCTAATCCACCCTccccgaaggatagctcaagtggtaagagctggggGGACATGTGGGTTGGAGAGGGGAAGGTctagggatcaatccctggagggtgtaatttatctttccgatgtatcaaaaaaaaaactaacccaCACTAAAAAAACACCCATTAACCCTTATTCATCTCGCTTGAAGAATTACTCAACTATTCTTCCTTACATCTAAAGTAACTTGACACACATTCGAAGAAAGTAAATTAACATGACACCCACCCACATCTCCAAATGCAAGTTCATTGAACACCATAGCACCGAACACCTCACAACAAACGTGCACTCCAGCAAAATCAAGCTCAAAGTATAAAATTTAATCGCAGAACTACACGAGATCAGAGACAAGTAACAAGCAAATCAAGGCTAAATGCAGACCAATTAAATCATACAACACTGACCCGACTCGTTCAAAATTCCAAACACTAGAGATCCAGATCTTCTACAAAATTGCCCACTTAAGTTAACCCAGATAAACATCACCCCACTAACCCTTACTTAACTCATTAGAAGAAAAACTATAACTTTCTATTTTTGCCTCAACACATAACAAAACATAATTGCATGCTTGTTTCTCAGATTGCAGATCCCAAATGCACAAATGGAGAAGTAAAATTTTGCAGAGTTAGCTCAATGCAGATTGAGAATTCAACAAAAAATCAAACACACATTCAATTCAATCAATCCACAAAAATAAATCAAGTAAGATGAAAGCGAGGAAGTACAAGAGGTCTTGGCGCCGACGTGTCCAAGGAAAGCAGCGATCTCCATCATCTGAAGCGTCTTATTCCCGGTGGTACCGAAGCCCTGAGGCTCAAAAAGAGCAGCAGCGGTGATGAATGAGTGGTAGTCCCAGAATCCAACAGCGTTAGCCACCGGCGTGTTCCTCTTGGAGAAGAGATTCTCGAACTGGTAGACCTGGAAGTAATCGGAGATGGTCAAGTTGCAACAGTAGATGGACCAGCCCTTGCATTCCCAGCCTTTGTCACAGTACTTCTTCCCGTGCTTGTACTTCACCAGTGTCTTCGTGTTGTCATCCCCTTCCACGGTGGAGGACACGGCGAGGAAGATGACGAGTGTGGTGAGGAACACGACGGCGGTGCGTTTCGCCGACGTCATCTCTGGTGCGTGGGAATGAAGAATGAaatggtgaagaagaaagagagaaatggaAGAATCAAATAGAAGCGAAGCGTGAGTGTCACAAGTGATTATATGTCGAACGGTTTATAGGTGACCGACGATGCGTATAAGGTTTATTGTGGGGAAAGTGTTCGATGTTTAGATGAGAACAGACTGGCTTTGAGGGAAGGTACCACCGACAGCTATGGTCTGTCAAATGACATATTCTGCCcttatatttataaatttgaagaatataataataattatacacTAACTATGCATTATGTAAGTGTAAATAAGGGGAAAATAGAATAACTAGTGTAAAATGTCTAGAACAATCAAAATGAGTACCAAAATAAGCATGTCCATTTCACTTACTTTTCAATTTCAACATAACTTTCTACTTGGGTTCAACTCAATGTGGGAGGTCAAATAGAGAAGCATTTATCCACAAACTCCACCTCGCAAAATGGAGACTAAAGAGCAATGAGAAGCATATGGGGAATCCTTTCTCATTGTGGGAAGAACGAGTTTTACAAAGAAGGAATATCGTGAATCACGAAGAGTAAATAGGGaaattcaaagaaaaaagaagaaaggta
This is a stretch of genomic DNA from Lotus japonicus ecotype B-129 chromosome 1, LjGifu_v1.2. It encodes these proteins:
- the LOC130728778 gene encoding chitinase-like protein 1 — its product is MTSAKRTAVVFLTTLVIFLAVSSTVEGDDNTKTLVKYKHGKKYCDKGWECKGWSIYCCNLTISDYFQVYQFENLFSKRNTPVANAVGFWDYHSFITAAALFEPQGFGTTGNKTLQMMEIAAFLGHVGAKTSCGYGVATGGPLAWGLCYNHEMSPSQKYCDEYYKLTYPCTPGADYYGRGAIPIYWNYNYGAVGEALKVNLLDHPEYIEQNATLAFQAAIWRWMTPNKKYQPSAHDIFVGKWKPSKNDTMEKRIPGFGSTMNVLYGESVCGQGDIDPMNVIISHYLYYLDLLGVGRETAGPHEFLSCAEQVAFNPSTKAASS